AGCGTGTACGGCACATTGCGTCCATGCTGCACATTGATAATCTTCTTGATCGACTCCCCGAGGAACTCAGCGGAGGCCAGCAACAGCGTACAGCTATTGCCCGTGCTCTTGCGAAAGACACCCAGCTTCTGCTCATGGACGAACCACTGGTCAACCTTGACTACAAGCTCCGTGAAGAACTCCGCGACGAACTGCTCAAGATTTTCGAACATCGCAACAGCATCGTCGTCTATACCACCACAGAACCTTCCGAAGCCATGATGCTCGGTGGGAATATTATAGTCATGCACGAAGGCCGCGTCCTTCAACATGGCCCTACAGCGCAAGTATACCATAATCCGGCCAATACCAACGTTGCCGAGGTGTTCAGCGACCCACCCATCAACTCGATTCGCGCTGAAGTCAAAGATGGAAAGGCGCATCTGCGCATCGGGATTGATTTCCCATTATCCGGTCATCTCGCCAACCTTGCACCGGGTATTTATCAATTCGGTATCCGCCCACACCATTTTCATCTGACTCCCAAAAAAGACAACGTTATCGCCATTCAATCGACCGTGGAATTGGCGGAAATCAATGGGTCGGAAACATATCTGCATTTTCATTATCGCAACCGCTCCCTCGTTCTTCAGGAAGAAGGAATCCACAGCAGAAAAGGTGGCGATCCCGTTACCGTCTATGTTTGCCCGTGTGATTTTTATGTATTTGACGAAGCTGGTGAGCTGGTCACCTCGCCTGACCGGTTTCGTTCCATCAACCAGGCAGTCGGCGCCTGATAGGCAACGAGGTTTTCATGGCGCGCATTGAACTCGATAATATTGCTCATAGTTACAAACCCAATCCCCAAGGGCCGGATGACTATGCTATCAAGCGTATTCATACCACCTGGGATGACGGAGGTGCCTATGCTCTCCTTGGGTCTTCCGGTTGTGGAAAAACCACAATGCTCAACATCATTTCCGGACTGCTCGCTCCGAGTCAGGGACGCATTCTTTATGATGGAAAAGACGTAACGAATCTCCCTCCAGAAAAGCGCAATATCGCTCAGGTGTTTCAGTTTCCGGTTCTCTACGATACGATGACTGTTTTTGATAATTTGGCTTTTCCCTTGAAAAATCGCGGCGTCGATCCAACGAAAATCAAGCAGCGCGTTCTTGAAATTGCCGAAACACTCGACCTGACGCCCTTTCTTGACAAACGCGCCAGTGGCTTGGCTGCCGATGCCAAACAAAAGATATCGCTTGGACGCGGACTTGTCCGAGAAGATGTTGCTGCTATTCTCTTTGACGAACCACTGACCGTTATCGATCCCCATTTGAAATGGCAGTTGCGTCGGAAGCTCAAAGAAATTCATAAGCAATTCAAATTGACCCTCATCTATGTCACGCATGACCAAACCGAAGCCATGACTTTTGCCGACAACATCGTCATCATGGCTGACGGTCGATTATTGCAAATCGGTGCGCCTGAAGAACTTTTTGAAAATCCCGCGCATACCTTTGTCGGTTACTTTATCGGCAGTCCAGGTATGAACATCCTTCCCTGCACGCTTGAAGGCGATAAAGCCAAGATGTCCTGTGGCGAGGTGCCCATTGATGCTGAACTGGCACGAAAAGCACTCGCAAAAGGGGGAAAACTCGAACTCGGCATTCGCCCGCTCTTCCTCGACCTTCGTACGGAAGCTTCAAGTGATGCTATTCTTGGTCGTGTCGAAACGGTTGAAGATGAAGGCGCTTCGCGCATCGTCACGGTCATCGTCGGAGAACAAAAGCTCAAAGCCCGCATAGCTGAAGACAAGACCATTCCGGAGAGTGAGTGCTATGTTCACTTCCCCAAAGAGAAAACCAAAATCTTCAGTGACGGCTATCTGGTCGGGGAGGAGAACGCCTCATGAACAAATGGGACAACAATAGAGCCTGGTTTCTTATTCTGCCGGTCTTTTTGATCGTTGCCTTCAGTGCCATTATCCCGCTTATGACCGTGGTCAACTACTCGGTCCAAGATATCTTTGGCCCCGGTCAAGCCTATTTTGTCGGTGATGAGTGGTATCGAGAAATGCTCCATAATGGACGCCTCCATGAAGCGTTCTTTCGTCAACTTCTGTTTTCTTTTTCCGCGCTTACCATTGAAGTTGTTCTCGGTATCGCCGTCGCACTGACACTTCCTAAAAAAGGATTGGGGGCGTCGTTCTGTCTTGTTGCGTTGGCATTGCCACTTCTTATACCCTGGAACGTTGTCGGGACCATTTGGGTGGTTTTCGCCCGTCCAGATATCGGTCTCGCCGGGGTATTCCTCAATTCTCTTGGCATTGATTACAACTTTACAGCCAACCCTGTGGATTCATGGATCACCGTGCTCGTCATGGAGGTATGGCATTGGACATCGCTTGTAATTCTCCTGTGCTATGCCGGACTCCGTGCTATTCCTGAAGCCTACTACCAGGCCGCAAAAATCGACGGCGCGTCCCGTTGGGCCGTTTTTCGATTCATCCAATTGCCCAAGCTGCATGGCGTTTTGCTTATTGCCGTGTTGCTCCGTTTTATGGACAGCTTCATGATTTATACGGAACCCTTCGTGCTTACGGGTGGCGGACCGGGCAATACGACAACATTCTTGAGCCAGTTTTTGACGAAAATGGCCGTCGGCCAATTTGACCTTGGTCCTGCTGCCGCGTTTTCGCTTATGTACTTCCTCATTATCCTGCTGTTCTGCTTCATTTTCTACACAGCAATGATGAATTACGACAAAGGAGCCGCCAAATGAGAATCCAAGGCAAAACCATTGGTCTTATCGCCTATCTTCTGTTTCTGGCATTGCCGCTCTATTGGTTGGTCAATATGTCGTTCAAAGAAACCAATGAAATCCTCGGAGGTTTCAACCTTATTCCCGAGCATTTCACGTTGGCGAACTATGTTATGATCTTCACGGACCCATCCTGGTATATGGGGTATATCAACTCCATTCAGTATGTGGCCATGAATACCGTTATCTCGCTGAGTGTGGCCCTTCCCGCAGCTTATGGATTTTCGCGGTATAACTTCATCGGCGACAAGCACATGTTTTTTTGGCTTCTGACCAACCGCATGGCGCCTCCCGCTGTTTTTTTGCTTCCTTTCTTCCAATTTTACCAAACGGTTGGACTTTTCGACACCCATATTGCCGTTGCGTTGGCGCATTGCTTGTTCAACGTACCGCTGGCGGTCTGGATTCTGGAAGGATTTATGTCCGGCGTTCCGCGTGAAATCGATGAAACCGCATTCATCGACGGATATAGTTTTCCACGGTTCTTCGTAACGATCTTCATTCCACTCATTCGGGCCGGCATCGGTGTCACCGCGTTTTTCTGCTTCATGTTCTCCTGGGTCGAATTGCTCTTGGCCCGCACACTGACGACAGTCAATGCCAAGCCTATTGCCGCCACCATGACGCGAACAATCAGTGCAGCCGGTATGGATTGGGGTGGATTGGCCGCAGCCGGCGTCCTCACCATGATTCCCGGCGCCATCGTTATCTGGTTCGTCCGTAACTACATGGCAAAGGGTTTTGCAATGGGACGCGTCTAATCAATTCGGACGCACCGTTGGGCTTTCCATTTCGGCAACGCCTGACACAGGTTTTTCGATGTAATTCATGATTTGGAGACGGGAGGGGAAACTCTATGCAATGGATGGCCTGGACGCCGATTACGGCATGGTTCTTCATCACCATCGGCCTCATCCTTATGGGCATGACCGTCTGGCAACTTGTCAGTCCCACTGTTCCACGAAAAGGATTTTTGCCCATTGTGACCACTCGAGGCGACCGCTTATTTATCGGTTTGCTTGGTGGAGTCTACATTCTTCTTCTTTGGATAGGTTTGATTCAATCAAATCTTTGGTATGCTTTGGCGCTTGCCGTTTTGTATATCATCGTTGTCATGCGCTGGGGGTAAGACATGCAACGGTGTCCTGTGCCACAGGGACAAAATGGATCAAACGATACTGGTGTGTTGATGTGATTGTGTGTGGTTGAATCATTTTTACATGGGAGGATCCATGAACATGCTGAACGCACGGTTCTGGCGATTTCTGGTTCTCGGCCTGACCGCGACAACGTTGGTCGGGACAGCGACTCTTGGCTACGCCAAAGATGGGCAATATGCCGACGCTGCGAAAAAGTGGGTTGACAGCGAATTTCAACCGTCGACTCTGACCAAAGAAGAACAAATGAAGGAAATGGCGTGGTTCACCGAAGCAGCCAAACCCTTCCGCGGCATGGAAATCAAAGTGGTGTCGGAAACCATCACCACGCATGAATACGAATCCAAAACGCTGGCCAAAGCCTTCGAAGAAATCACCGGCATCAAAGTAACGCACGACCTGATTCAAGAAGGCGACGTTATTGAAAAAATTCAAACACAGATGCAGTCGGGCAAAAATATATATGACGGCTACATCAATGACTCCGACCTCATCGGCACGCACATGCGTTACGGCTATGTATTGCCGTTGAGCGATTTCATGGACGGCAAGGGCAAGGACGTCACCCTGCCGACGCTGGATATCAACGACTTTATTGGTAAGTCGTTCACCACTGGCTCCGATGGTAAGCTCTATCAGCTTCCCGACCAGCAGTTCGCTAACCTGTACTGGTTCCGTTACGACTGGTTCCAAAATCCTGAACTTCAGAAGAAATTCAAAGAAATCTACGGATATGACCTGGGCGTGCCTGTTAACTGGTCTGCCTATGAAGACATCGCCGACTTCTTTACCAACAAGGTCAAAGAAATCGATGGCAAGCCCGTGTATGGACACATGGATTACGGCAAAAAGAGCCCCGACCTTGGCTGGCGTTTCACAGACGCGTGGTTGTCCATGGCCGGTACCGGCGACAAAGGTCTGCCCAACGGCAAGCCCGTCGACGAATGGGGTATCCGTGTCGATGGTTGCCGTCCGGTTGGCGCTTCCATGTCCCGCGGTGGTGCCACCAACGCACCGGCCTCGGTTTACGCTCTGAGCAAGTACATGGAATGGCTTGAAAAGTACGCTCCCAAAGAAGCTTTGGGTATGACATTCTACGAATCCGGCCCGGTTCCTGCTCAAGGCAACATCGCCCAGCAGATTTTCTGGTACACCGCGTTTACCGCCGACATGACCAAGCCCGGCACACCAGTTGTCGATGAAAAAGGTCTGCCCAAATGGCGTATGGCTCCGTCCCCACACGGCCCCTATTGGGAAGAAGGCATGAAGCTCGGTTATCAGGATTGCGGCTCCTGGACATTCCTGAAATCTACCCCGATCGATCGCCTGAAAGCTGCCTGGTTGTATGCTCAGTTCTGCGTGGCCAAGACCACCTCGCTGAAAAAGACCCTGGTGAGCCTGACTCCCATTCGCGAATCTGACATCAATTCGCAGGCCATGACCGATATCGCCCCGAAACTCGGTGGTTTGGTTGAATTCTACCGCAGCCCGGCTCGTGTTGCCTGGACCCCCACCGGAACCAACGTGCCTGATTACCCCAAACTCGCGCAGCTCTGGTGGCAGAACATCGGTGAAACCCTGTCTGGTGAAGTCACTCCGCAGAAGGCCATGGACAATCTGGCGGCTGCTATGGATAAGGTGCTTGCCCGTCTGGAGCGCGCCAATGTTCTCGGCGAATGCGGTCCTAAGTTGAACCCCGAAAAAGATCCTGAATACTGGCTCAAGCAGCCGGGTTCTCCCAAGCCGAAATTGGC
The window above is part of the Desulfovibrio inopinatus DSM 10711 genome. Proteins encoded here:
- a CDS encoding ABC transporter ATP-binding protein — translated: MGLKLVGVNKTVAGEVHLDDVNIDLQSGQRYVILGRTLAGKTSLLRILAGLDKPTSGRIYVDDNDVTGVSVRKRDVAMVYQQFINYPSLTIYNNIASPLRNTKMGKDEIDKRVRHIASMLHIDNLLDRLPEELSGGQQQRTAIARALAKDTQLLLMDEPLVNLDYKLREELRDELLKIFEHRNSIVVYTTTEPSEAMMLGGNIIVMHEGRVLQHGPTAQVYHNPANTNVAEVFSDPPINSIRAEVKDGKAHLRIGIDFPLSGHLANLAPGIYQFGIRPHHFHLTPKKDNVIAIQSTVELAEINGSETYLHFHYRNRSLVLQEEGIHSRKGGDPVTVYVCPCDFYVFDEAGELVTSPDRFRSINQAVGA
- a CDS encoding ABC transporter ATP-binding protein; this encodes MARIELDNIAHSYKPNPQGPDDYAIKRIHTTWDDGGAYALLGSSGCGKTTMLNIISGLLAPSQGRILYDGKDVTNLPPEKRNIAQVFQFPVLYDTMTVFDNLAFPLKNRGVDPTKIKQRVLEIAETLDLTPFLDKRASGLAADAKQKISLGRGLVREDVAAILFDEPLTVIDPHLKWQLRRKLKEIHKQFKLTLIYVTHDQTEAMTFADNIVIMADGRLLQIGAPEELFENPAHTFVGYFIGSPGMNILPCTLEGDKAKMSCGEVPIDAELARKALAKGGKLELGIRPLFLDLRTEASSDAILGRVETVEDEGASRIVTVIVGEQKLKARIAEDKTIPESECYVHFPKEKTKIFSDGYLVGEENAS
- a CDS encoding carbohydrate ABC transporter permease; translated protein: MNKWDNNRAWFLILPVFLIVAFSAIIPLMTVVNYSVQDIFGPGQAYFVGDEWYREMLHNGRLHEAFFRQLLFSFSALTIEVVLGIAVALTLPKKGLGASFCLVALALPLLIPWNVVGTIWVVFARPDIGLAGVFLNSLGIDYNFTANPVDSWITVLVMEVWHWTSLVILLCYAGLRAIPEAYYQAAKIDGASRWAVFRFIQLPKLHGVLLIAVLLRFMDSFMIYTEPFVLTGGGPGNTTTFLSQFLTKMAVGQFDLGPAAAFSLMYFLIILLFCFIFYTAMMNYDKGAAK
- a CDS encoding carbohydrate ABC transporter permease, with the translated sequence MRIQGKTIGLIAYLLFLALPLYWLVNMSFKETNEILGGFNLIPEHFTLANYVMIFTDPSWYMGYINSIQYVAMNTVISLSVALPAAYGFSRYNFIGDKHMFFWLLTNRMAPPAVFLLPFFQFYQTVGLFDTHIAVALAHCLFNVPLAVWILEGFMSGVPREIDETAFIDGYSFPRFFVTIFIPLIRAGIGVTAFFCFMFSWVELLLARTLTTVNAKPIAATMTRTISAAGMDWGGLAAAGVLTMIPGAIVIWFVRNYMAKGFAMGRV
- a CDS encoding DUF2160 domain-containing protein, whose protein sequence is MQWMAWTPITAWFFITIGLILMGMTVWQLVSPTVPRKGFLPIVTTRGDRLFIGLLGGVYILLLWIGLIQSNLWYALALAVLYIIVVMRWG
- a CDS encoding ABC transporter substrate-binding protein, producing the protein MNMLNARFWRFLVLGLTATTLVGTATLGYAKDGQYADAAKKWVDSEFQPSTLTKEEQMKEMAWFTEAAKPFRGMEIKVVSETITTHEYESKTLAKAFEEITGIKVTHDLIQEGDVIEKIQTQMQSGKNIYDGYINDSDLIGTHMRYGYVLPLSDFMDGKGKDVTLPTLDINDFIGKSFTTGSDGKLYQLPDQQFANLYWFRYDWFQNPELQKKFKEIYGYDLGVPVNWSAYEDIADFFTNKVKEIDGKPVYGHMDYGKKSPDLGWRFTDAWLSMAGTGDKGLPNGKPVDEWGIRVDGCRPVGASMSRGGATNAPASVYALSKYMEWLEKYAPKEALGMTFYESGPVPAQGNIAQQIFWYTAFTADMTKPGTPVVDEKGLPKWRMAPSPHGPYWEEGMKLGYQDCGSWTFLKSTPIDRLKAAWLYAQFCVAKTTSLKKTLVSLTPIRESDINSQAMTDIAPKLGGLVEFYRSPARVAWTPTGTNVPDYPKLAQLWWQNIGETLSGEVTPQKAMDNLAAAMDKVLARLERANVLGECGPKLNPEKDPEYWLKQPGSPKPKLANEKPQGETVAYDKLLQAWKEGRVR